The following is a genomic window from Theobroma cacao cultivar B97-61/B2 chromosome 10, Criollo_cocoa_genome_V2, whole genome shotgun sequence.
tttttatatgattatatatttacattataCCATCATGTTAcgttatcattaattatgatatgtcgATATATCCtattattatcaattataacaTGTCAGAATATCACATCAACGTCAggtgatataaaatgataagtgatattataaataaattaatcattaatcataaaattttatttaatttaaaataaaaatataaaaatttatttgatataaaataaaaatataaaaacttaattgaacgtaacaaaaattaaaagtttatttgaatttttttaaatagtttaatttttttaaaatattatgtctaataaatattaattggAAATTCTTATTAGGCATAATTTACttgaataactaaattttatttgttaaacaATACTAGCAACTAATTTTGtggaaaataaatatattaaaataattgaaataataatattataaattatttttaatttttaagtattgtaCTCCGATGCACATCTATTTCAACAAACTCAGCACACCTCCCGATGAGGACAATTCTGTAGTTAAATCAAACAACGGAGGACAGATTGGTCAAATTGGCTTTAAAAGAGGCGGACGACACCTAACTGGCATTTAATTTTGGGTGCATGAAGTACAAAGgatagaaaatgaaaacacAAATTCCTACTAAGTGTAAGTGATAAtctatattaatatttaaggTCACTAGATGCTATATGGTATATCCTATAGCTTTAGGACTAtgtcaataaaaatatatcattaaaTGTGAATGTTGACTTGACTTTTTTAAATGACGAGATAGGttgaatgagaaaaatatttcttttttaacacATGATCATTataaacattcaatttatcatgttaaaaaaatcgTGTTATCTATATCGAGAATAAAAGATACTAGTtaagattaataattattaagaTTATGTATGTtatgtatcattttttttatctacataaatttttattagaataaaaataataaaatatgaacTTATTTGAGTACAAAAAATGatagttatttttttgtagATTTTCTTAAATAACGAGATTAATAGAGCAAgaacaattttcttttaagacATAATTACTACAATTAGTCAATTTGGTCATGTTAAAAAAGTCGTGTCATTTATCATAAGTGCAGAGAATGCTAGCCGATAATAAGGTCATATGTGCCAAATAACATCTTTTTATCAATATAAATGTTTATctagataaaaatataaaaatatgaatttatttagatacaataaaatgatgattttttaaaatatatataaaacaattcacTCATTTATTTAGCATTTTAactttaattgaaattatatttttcatttaatacaCTATTCTtgtcaaattcaaaaaaaattaatacattaattataaaaacttttCTATAAATATCCTTTTAACACGTGTCttcaacatttatttttattaaataaatacttgcaaatatttatttaaatatcactttaatattgtttggtttaccaaatttcaaaataaattttatatttacatattGTTCtcatcaaaatcaagaaaaaaaattcattagtTTCGTTAACATTACTCCATCTTAAAATAGTATGAGTAGACATATTACacttaaatgaaattaaattgttttatcgactagatgttataatatttttttgtttataacaCTTGGCAGTTATTACACTCTTCGTtccctttcattttctttcttaaacgGAACAACTAGGAACCAAAAACCAAACGGGAAGGTCCCCATCTCCCCGCAAAATGTCTTAATACGCTTCCTTCGCTTTAGCCAAAGTCAGAGATAGCTTTGTTTAGatctcttttttattctctttttctctgcTTTTTCTTAAAATCCGAACACCAGATTTTCTCGGGAAAGTAGGGAGCGAAAACGATGTCGGACGCTTTGATTAATGGATTGGCGGGAGCCGGTGGAGGGATCATAGCTCAGCTCATCACGTATCCTCTTCAAACTGTACGATTCtcttttttctgtttcttttcttttcttttatttcctttttatttttctttatttttttatgtaaatattTCTGTTCTGCTTTTGCTTTGATCTAACAGGTAAATACTCGTCAACAAACAGAACGTGATCTCAAGAAAGAGAAACGGAAACTCGGAACCATTCAACAAATGTCCcaggtcttttttttttttccttttttcttttcaatttttggttAGATTATGGTTTCACGTTATAGTTAACGGAAGGTTCTGAACATTTAACGGATTATGTTGACGGAGTTCAATTTTTGAGCCTTTTGAGTTAGGTACCGTTTGAATTtggatagaaaaacaaataatactACTAAAAATTACGCTAAAATTGTTGTTGTATCTTAGTTATTTgttcattttcaattaattatgGTTGTGTTTTTGCTTTTGAGCAAGTTTTTGTGAAAAACTAGTAAAAGCAACAATCGTACTGAGTTGTATTAATATTTGTGTTTAGTCTTGAAATTGCTTTGCTTACTTGGTGAGTAGGTTGTAAATCAAGAAGGATGGGAACGTTTGTATGGAGGCTTAACCCCATCTTTAGTTGGTACAGCTGCATCTCAGGTGAGACCTTTTAGATTTCTAGCacaaatgttttttttttattatattgctTTGGCTAGAGTACTAGGAAAGTGTTAagtggaaaaaaaatgaaagtaaatattaaagaaataatgctgagaagtttttttttttttgttgcttgTTGTTTGAGTACTGTTTTATTGCTTTGTTTGGTTGCCGAGAGTGTGATGGGAGAAAAGATAAGTGGATTTGTGAACTTAAGAATACTTGAAATGAACTGAATTTCGCATGTTATGATTTAGTTTTGCATTGAAACCAAGGAAAGTTGGTTATTTTCccagatttttttttagaaattttcTGCACTCTTTAGTTTTGTTAATATTTATAAGAGTTCAATATGCTGAATACTATATAAAATCCAAACTGAAGTTAGTATTGAGATTAATTACCATAAAAGTTAGGGTTCATATGTCCTTATTGATTTGAAGATGCTATTGAGCTAAATAGAATTCCTGATCTCTATCTTGGGACCTCTTTGGAGGATAGTTTCCATATAGTTATTTTTGTTGCTTAATTACATTCTTCTATAGATTGTTTCGTGAACTGGACTTTCTTACTCGTCTAGCTGTAGAGTGGATTGCATGCTTTTAGTTTAGATAAACTGATTTCTCTATCTGTAAAGTGACAGTGTAAATTTGCACCATTCTATTTGTTTAGATTTTATGGATTTATAAATACTTACTATTTCTATGGTACAGGGTGTTTATTACTATTTCTATCAAATATTCAGGAACAAAGCTGAAGCTACAGCACTCGAACGCCAGAAAAAGGGGATTGGTGATGGATCAGTAGGGGTGCTTTCGTCACTTATTGTAGCTGCTTTATCTGggtaatttagttttatttttctttagtGTTGCGTCAAATCTGGTTGCTTGTTATAAACTTTTTGAAAGCTTTGTCATAAACTGTGAAGCAATTGTGTAAATTTCTTATATATGATATCTACAATTGCAGTACTAAATTTTTCTTCCCCGTATACCTGTGAGCTAAACTATGCTTAATCATTTCTCTGTGTAGGTGTGTAAATGTGCTGTTGACGACCCCCATTTGGGTTATTGTGACACGCATGCAGGTAAAAAGCAAATATGCATTGCAGAAAGCTTCTTGCTGTAAAacatagaaagaaagaaagaattttaatatatGCATTCTTAGCACAGTCCATGAAGAAATTTATACCTGAATATCTATTACATAAGTGGGGTGCTTTGGATCTAGGCCAATGGCTTAATTCTCTAATTATTCTAGATTCCCAGGCTAGAATTATACCTTGAGAGAATAGGGTCAAGTTATATGGCCCCTTGCGTGTAATTACATGTTCTTGATCAGTATGCTTAACATTTGTTATTGCTTAGCGTCTGCACTTTTGTTTTAGATCACACATAAAGATTTGTACATCTTTAAAGTTTTGATTATGCACTGCAATTTGAAGGCAcctatttctttttcagtttacatttttgttcataattaatCAAACAACTATTGTGCTGCAGACTCacaaaaaaatcttaaagaaAGACCATTCTAATAGGTCGACAACTACTGCTGTGGAGGAAACAGTTCTTTCTGTCATTGAGCCTCTTCCTTATGGAACTAGCCATGCGGTGAGCACAGTTGCTTGTTTTATATGGTTCTTATGTATTTAACTAAAGGCATTAAAGCTCATACAAGTTCTCTCCAGTGGAAATACTATTTTAGAATTAACATATGTAATTTGTAGTGAGTGTAGTTAAGAACTTAAGGTCTGAGAGTAAATCGGTGATTGCCGAATTGATTGCTTGAGACTAATGTGTATGAAGTTGGAATGCagtgaaaatatttgtcataTTATATCATCAGAATGTTCTTATTGTTTGGACAGGAAGATTTGTTCATTATGTTTGCATGGTCAATACTCATAAATATCTCAAAGATTTGGATTAAttactttgaaattttgtttcattgttGATGTCAACCAAAATGCAAGATTTTTTGTTACATTTTTTTGGTTATGGAATACTTACAGATTCAAGAGGTCTATGATGAAGCTGGATTTTGGGGCTTCTGGAAAGGTGTATTCCCATCATTGATCATGGTATGTGAGAAGTGACTATTACATCTGCTAAGGGAGTATCACTGATTGTTCCTGCTGTTACTCACAGGTGAGCAATCCTTCTATACAATTTATGCTGTATGAAACGATGTTGAAGAAGCTGAAGAAAAGACGATCTCTTCGTAAGAAGGGAAACAATGGAATAACTGCTTTGGAGGTTGGCTCTGAGTTCATCTCTCTTACTTTACTAATAATTATGTCATCTTCTTATGTCAGTGTTCCTTGTAAatgtcttttctttctctagttTTAATCTCTGAGTGAGTTGTCTAATTATGCCAGATATTTCTTCTTGGAGCTTTGGCAAAACTTGGAGCTACTGCTGTGACATATCCTGTTCTTGTTGTAAAGGTATGGACCATATGACATGTAGAAGtgcattttttttagataaaaaaacaaCTTGTTCGGAACCATCATGAATCAATCGAAATTGGATAAAGGGTTACGAGTATTATAAGActagcaaaaaagaaaaatcctaTGGCCTGCCAAAATCATAACTCTGAACCATGGCCCTTGCATTGGTCATGATAACCTTATATTTATCTCTCGAAAAATGATTCAATGTCTTATCCATCTCCTTGTTGCCTTTACAGTCGAGACTTCAAGCAAAGCAAGTTACAACTGGGGACAGAAGGCATCATTACAAAGGTATGAATCAATATGGTGAAGTTCACATGATATGAATGTTTTCACTATTACCTCAAAACTCCAGGTTCTTTAACTATGCTattttattgatgatattgcctGGTGAATGACACTTAATACA
Proteins encoded in this region:
- the LOC18585941 gene encoding peroxisomal nicotinamide adenine dinucleotide carrier, with the protein product MSDALINGLAGAGGGIIAQLITYPLQTVNTRQQTERDLKKEKRKLGTIQQMSQVVNQEGWERLYGGLTPSLVGTAASQGVYYYFYQIFRNKAEATALERQKKGIGDGSVGVLSSLIVAALSGCVNVLLTTPIWVIVTRMQTHKKILKKDHSNRSTTTAVEETVLSVIEPLPYGTSHAIQEVYDEAGFWGFWKGVFPSLIMVSNPSIQFMLYETMLKKLKKRRSLRKKGNNGITALEIFLLGALAKLGATAVTYPVLVVKSRLQAKQVTTGDRRHHYKGTLDAILKMIRYEGFSGFYKGMRTKIAQSVLAAAVLFMVKEELVRGARLLLIKGGINTVKSKPP